In Actinoplanes sp. NBC_00393, a single genomic region encodes these proteins:
- a CDS encoding alpha-ketoacid dehydrogenase subunit beta, with amino-acid sequence MAAEKLTMAGALNRALRDAMHADDSVVVFGEDVGPLGGVFRITDGLTAEFGEQRCFDTPLAESGILGMAIGMAMNGMRPVVEMQFDAFAYPAFEQLVSHAAKMRNRTRGRVGVPIVIRVPYAGGIGGVEHHCDSSEAYYAHTPGLHVLAPAGPADAYGLLRQAIDSPDPVVFLEPKKLYFSRAEADLASPVPPIGKAVVCRAGTDATLIAYGPAVPVALEAAEAAAQEGRSLQVVDVRSIVPFDDETVCAAVRSTGRAVVVAEAAGFAGVAAEIAARVTERCFHSLAAPVRRVTGFDIPYPPPKLEHFQLPSVDRILDAVDDLQWEDS; translated from the coding sequence ATGGCAGCCGAGAAACTCACCATGGCCGGCGCCCTGAACCGGGCGCTGCGCGACGCGATGCACGCCGACGACTCCGTGGTGGTCTTCGGCGAGGACGTCGGCCCGCTCGGCGGCGTCTTCCGGATCACCGACGGGCTGACCGCCGAATTCGGTGAGCAGCGCTGCTTCGACACCCCGCTCGCCGAGTCCGGCATCCTCGGCATGGCGATCGGGATGGCGATGAACGGGATGCGCCCGGTCGTCGAGATGCAGTTCGACGCGTTCGCGTACCCCGCGTTCGAGCAGCTGGTCAGCCACGCGGCGAAGATGCGCAACCGGACGCGGGGGCGGGTCGGCGTGCCGATCGTGATCCGGGTGCCGTACGCGGGTGGCATCGGCGGGGTCGAGCACCACTGCGACTCCTCGGAGGCGTACTACGCGCACACGCCCGGTCTGCACGTCCTGGCTCCGGCGGGGCCGGCGGACGCCTACGGACTGCTGCGGCAGGCGATCGACTCGCCCGACCCGGTGGTCTTCCTCGAACCCAAGAAGCTGTACTTCTCCCGGGCCGAGGCGGATCTCGCTTCACCCGTACCCCCGATCGGTAAGGCCGTGGTGTGCCGGGCCGGAACCGACGCCACGCTGATCGCCTACGGCCCGGCGGTGCCGGTGGCGCTGGAGGCGGCCGAGGCCGCCGCGCAGGAGGGCCGCAGCCTGCAGGTGGTCGACGTGCGCTCGATCGTGCCGTTCGACGACGAGACGGTGTGCGCGGCGGTGCGTTCGACCGGGCGGGCCGTGGTGGTGGCTGAGGCGGCCGGTTTCGCCGGGGTGGCCGCGGAGATCGCCGCGCGGGTGACCGAACGGTGCTTCCACTCGCTCGCCGCCCCGGTGCGGCGCGTGACCGGATTCGACATCCCCTATCCGCCGCCCAAGCTGGAGCACTTCCAGCTGCCGTCGGTGGACCGGATCCTGGACGCCGTCGACGACCTGCAGTGGGAGGACTCGTGA
- a CDS encoding DUF6055 domain-containing protein: MQHPPARKRRLWLVVVAALTLLTGVSLVPQVMTRADAAAKTVYIPARWTQTGEVPWAANRSRESTNFILLWGEKSGTDPASATAPYKFDPNSIITQLENLYGFYVNTMQFTPETGLLAQHKIIVIVTNTWNRTELNAWATGGSVDGRVGVINVAPGAALPGSWGLAHELAHVFQNYTFLGRSGYGFTAAWAGTFWEASAEFMAMQALPTTAAGDLTRWLRSENLYYSSSRHHYGAWMLAQYIKDRDGLAMFNRIWNEARNTEHPLETYRRIAGISQAELNRRLGEYATRTVTYDFGNRSTLMPFINSVYGAGFLNAYNGGNVEAVDQGQSHYRINARQAPSDYGFNKIKLVPSGDTVRVRLKGHAETGATGWTFGLVAVRNGTPRYSNLFTGIDGQIDFPLQSGENEVWLVVTGTPTAVPHYAFLDGYTKARRFPYEFRVSGATPSGFEPGHVKPAPTGGGRWHSNGGGWVAGNASVASTAYVGPKAAVMAGTVTGNARIEGLGWVNGGTVGGNAVVKDNALIQSGANLSGNIVVGGDAEIAFACSSGTYLMFNPDRRCDGAGGETDINPSFSAFPSADLAINGTPTTPSPTPSTSTPPAGGSNLARTATASASYTSPWESVAALNDGLEPGSSNDTVNPRWGTWPNSGQQWAELTWPSAVTLNRAQVYLFDDNGGVRAPASWKLQYWTGSAYADVPGTYPVAVNAYNTVTFTQVSTTRLRVVLQSSGTSSVGLLEVKAFGS, encoded by the coding sequence CCCGCCCGGTGGACCCAGACCGGCGAGGTGCCCTGGGCCGCGAACCGCAGCCGCGAGTCCACCAACTTCATCCTGCTCTGGGGTGAGAAATCCGGCACCGATCCGGCGTCCGCGACCGCGCCGTACAAGTTCGACCCGAACAGCATCATCACCCAGCTGGAGAATCTGTACGGCTTCTATGTGAACACCATGCAGTTCACGCCGGAGACCGGGCTGCTGGCCCAGCACAAGATCATCGTGATCGTCACGAACACCTGGAACCGGACCGAGCTCAACGCCTGGGCCACCGGCGGCTCGGTGGACGGCCGGGTCGGCGTCATCAACGTCGCCCCCGGCGCTGCCCTGCCCGGCTCGTGGGGACTGGCGCACGAGCTCGCCCACGTGTTCCAGAACTACACGTTCCTCGGCCGCTCGGGTTACGGCTTCACCGCCGCCTGGGCGGGCACGTTCTGGGAGGCCAGCGCCGAGTTCATGGCGATGCAGGCGCTGCCGACCACCGCGGCCGGCGACCTGACCCGGTGGCTGCGCTCGGAGAACCTGTACTACAGCTCCAGCCGGCACCACTACGGCGCCTGGATGCTGGCGCAGTACATCAAGGACCGTGACGGGCTGGCCATGTTCAACAGGATCTGGAACGAGGCCCGCAACACCGAGCATCCCTTGGAGACGTACCGAAGGATCGCCGGGATCAGCCAGGCCGAACTCAACCGGCGGCTGGGGGAGTACGCTACCCGCACGGTCACCTACGACTTCGGCAACCGGTCCACGCTGATGCCGTTCATCAACAGCGTCTACGGGGCCGGGTTCCTCAACGCGTACAACGGGGGCAACGTCGAAGCGGTCGACCAGGGGCAGAGTCACTACCGGATCAACGCCCGGCAGGCGCCCTCCGACTACGGCTTCAACAAGATCAAGCTGGTGCCGTCCGGCGACACGGTCCGGGTACGCCTGAAAGGTCACGCCGAAACCGGGGCCACCGGATGGACGTTCGGCCTGGTCGCCGTCCGCAACGGCACCCCGCGGTACTCGAACCTGTTCACCGGCATCGACGGGCAGATCGACTTCCCGCTGCAGTCCGGCGAGAACGAGGTCTGGCTGGTCGTCACCGGCACCCCGACCGCGGTCCCGCATTACGCCTTCCTGGACGGCTACACCAAGGCGCGGCGCTTCCCGTACGAGTTCCGGGTCTCCGGCGCCACCCCGTCCGGCTTCGAACCCGGGCACGTGAAACCCGCACCGACCGGCGGCGGCCGCTGGCACTCCAACGGCGGCGGCTGGGTGGCCGGCAACGCCAGTGTGGCGTCCACCGCGTACGTCGGCCCGAAAGCGGCCGTGATGGCCGGCACCGTGACCGGCAACGCCCGCATCGAAGGCCTGGGCTGGGTCAACGGCGGCACCGTCGGCGGCAACGCGGTGGTCAAGGACAACGCGCTGATCCAGAGCGGCGCGAACCTGTCCGGCAACATCGTGGTGGGTGGCGACGCGGAGATCGCCTTCGCCTGCTCGTCCGGGACGTACTTGATGTTCAACCCGGACCGGCGCTGCGACGGCGCCGGCGGCGAGACCGACATCAACCCGTCGTTCAGCGCCTTCCCCAGCGCTGACCTGGCGATCAACGGGACGCCGACCACGCCGTCGCCGACGCCGTCGACCTCCACCCCGCCGGCCGGCGGCAGCAACCTGGCGCGCACGGCGACCGCGTCGGCCTCGTACACCTCGCCCTGGGAGTCGGTCGCGGCGCTCAACGACGGCCTCGAGCCCGGCTCGTCCAACGACACGGTCAACCCCCGCTGGGGTACGTGGCCGAACAGTGGCCAGCAGTGGGCGGAACTGACCTGGCCCAGCGCCGTGACGCTGAACCGGGCGCAGGTCTACCTGTTCGACGACAACGGCGGGGTACGCGCACCCGCATCCTGGAAGCTGCAGTACTGGACCGGCAGCGCGTACGCCGACGTGCCCGGCACCTATCCGGTCGCCGTCAACGCGTACAACACGGTGACCTTCACCCAGGTCAGCACCACCCGGCTGCGGGTCGTGCTGCAGTCCAGCGGCACCAGCTCGGTCGGCCTGCTGGAAGTGAAGGCCTTCGGCTCGTAG
- a CDS encoding DUF1501 domain-containing protein, which translates to MDTITRRKFLVASGVAGGAALAAGATAYGLRDILATAGDRDPAARTLVLVTLYGGNDGLNTVIPYTDPAYAAARPELAYEPGKILPLDDGLGLNPGLAGLHRLYGAGRLAVIRGVGYPKPDRSHFRSMDIWQTAQPERPGTTGWLGRWLDTAGGDPRLAVSFEPVLPPLLAGETSAGATVPGGVLKLPGGVTPALLGKLGAPAAGESPAQARAAACFADLVRIQDLMKQVSEGTADEEDTDDEVPATATGGAAPPLDQQLALVARCVEAGAATRVFSVSQGGFDLHADARESQQAMLAKVDKPLAAFAERMAGKGVVIAVYSEFGRRVRANASDGTDHGTASSMFLLGDDIQGGLHGEQPSLTDLDDGDLKYTVDFRDVYASLLAGVLDSDPQRILGGWSGRLEQVYRTNA; encoded by the coding sequence ATGGACACGATCACCCGCAGGAAGTTTCTGGTCGCCAGCGGCGTCGCCGGGGGAGCGGCATTGGCCGCCGGTGCCACCGCGTACGGGCTGCGCGACATCCTGGCCACCGCCGGCGACCGCGACCCGGCCGCCCGGACCCTCGTGCTGGTCACCCTCTACGGGGGCAACGACGGGCTGAACACCGTCATCCCGTACACCGATCCGGCCTATGCGGCCGCCCGCCCGGAGCTGGCCTACGAACCCGGCAAGATCCTTCCGCTGGACGACGGGCTGGGACTGAACCCCGGGCTGGCCGGCCTGCACCGCCTGTACGGCGCCGGCCGGCTGGCCGTGATTCGCGGTGTCGGCTACCCGAAACCGGACCGCAGCCACTTCCGGTCCATGGACATCTGGCAGACCGCCCAGCCCGAACGGCCCGGCACCACCGGGTGGCTCGGTCGCTGGCTGGACACGGCCGGCGGCGACCCGCGGCTCGCGGTGTCGTTCGAACCGGTCCTGCCGCCGCTGCTGGCCGGGGAGACCAGCGCCGGCGCCACCGTGCCCGGCGGGGTGCTGAAACTGCCCGGCGGGGTGACGCCCGCACTGCTGGGCAAGCTCGGTGCGCCCGCGGCGGGAGAGTCACCGGCGCAGGCGCGGGCCGCGGCCTGCTTCGCCGACCTGGTGCGCATCCAGGACCTGATGAAGCAGGTCAGCGAGGGTACGGCGGACGAGGAGGACACCGACGACGAGGTGCCGGCGACCGCGACCGGCGGGGCGGCGCCGCCGCTGGACCAGCAGCTCGCCCTGGTCGCCCGCTGTGTCGAGGCGGGCGCGGCGACCCGGGTCTTCTCGGTGTCGCAGGGCGGGTTCGACCTGCACGCCGACGCCCGCGAGTCGCAGCAGGCGATGCTCGCGAAGGTGGACAAGCCGCTCGCCGCGTTCGCCGAACGGATGGCCGGCAAGGGCGTGGTGATCGCGGTTTACTCCGAGTTCGGCCGCCGGGTGCGGGCCAACGCGTCGGACGGCACCGACCACGGCACGGCGTCCAGCATGTTCCTGCTCGGCGACGACATCCAGGGCGGTCTGCACGGCGAACAACCCAGCCTCACCGACCTCGACGACGGCGACCTGAAATACACGGTCGACTTCCGCGACGTGTACGCGTCCCTGCTCGCCGGTGTGCTCGACAGTGACCCGCAGCGCATCCTCGGCGGCTGGTCCGGGCGGTTGGAACAGGTCTACCGTACGAATGCATGA
- a CDS encoding chorismate mutase — MTSEWGLADIRREIDAIDAEVVRRLADRERLVRSAAAFKKDEQAVRAPARVDEVIGKVRALAVEAGGSPEVIERVYRAMIGAFIELELGEHRGAGRE; from the coding sequence GTGACATCGGAATGGGGGCTCGCCGACATCCGGCGGGAGATCGACGCCATCGACGCTGAAGTGGTTCGCCGGCTGGCGGACCGTGAGCGGCTGGTGCGCAGCGCCGCCGCGTTCAAGAAGGATGAGCAGGCGGTGCGGGCACCGGCCCGGGTGGACGAGGTGATCGGCAAGGTGCGGGCCCTCGCGGTCGAGGCCGGTGGGTCGCCTGAGGTGATCGAGCGGGTCTACCGGGCGATGATCGGCGCGTTCATCGAGTTGGAGCTGGGCGAGCACCGGGGCGCCGGCCGTGAGTGA
- a CDS encoding DUF1800 domain-containing protein: MTDRSQVAHLLRRLTFGPTAAEVDAAVRAGYETTLAGLLRPAGPVTGPALGADPVAALDRGVSREQRQKARREQRDQVTALTRWWLARMASGGAAEKLVFFWHGHWATSVRKVRSAQLMLAQQQTFRRYGSGDTGPLVRAMLRDPALIVWLDGQKNTRKAPNENLAREVMELFTLGVGAYTEQDVQAAARVLTGWQVDRATGAARLMPKRHDDRPVTLLGSTGTFDVDSYADLLVRHEAHVPFLARRLWLRYGSGAAPSAQATARMVAAGRDTTALLGALCRDPDFAATRGTLPKQPLEWLIGAARQLGVPAADLPENALRSLGQVPLRPPSVGGWPVGAAWLTTSSTLARIRTGQRLAALAPAAVDRLTGADRLDALAELLVVDGWTDRTAAALRDVTDPRRLLALGLASPEYVTH, encoded by the coding sequence ATGACCGATCGTTCTCAGGTGGCGCACCTGCTGCGCCGGCTCACGTTCGGGCCGACCGCGGCCGAGGTGGACGCGGCCGTCCGGGCCGGGTACGAGACCACCCTCGCCGGGCTCCTGCGCCCCGCCGGGCCGGTGACCGGCCCGGCGCTGGGCGCCGACCCGGTGGCCGCCCTCGACCGCGGCGTTTCCCGCGAACAGCGGCAGAAGGCCCGGCGCGAGCAGCGGGACCAGGTCACCGCGCTCACCCGCTGGTGGCTGGCCCGGATGGCGTCCGGCGGCGCGGCGGAGAAGCTGGTCTTCTTCTGGCACGGGCACTGGGCGACCAGCGTCCGCAAGGTCCGTTCGGCCCAGCTCATGCTGGCTCAGCAGCAGACCTTCCGGCGGTACGGCAGCGGCGACACCGGTCCGCTGGTCCGGGCGATGCTGCGCGACCCGGCCCTGATCGTCTGGCTGGACGGGCAGAAGAACACCCGCAAGGCGCCGAACGAGAACCTGGCCCGCGAGGTCATGGAGCTGTTCACGCTGGGCGTCGGCGCGTACACCGAGCAGGATGTGCAGGCCGCCGCGCGGGTCCTCACCGGATGGCAGGTCGACCGGGCCACCGGCGCCGCCCGCCTGATGCCGAAGCGGCACGACGACCGGCCGGTCACCTTGCTCGGCAGCACCGGGACGTTCGACGTCGACTCGTACGCCGACCTGCTCGTGCGGCACGAGGCGCACGTGCCGTTCCTGGCGCGGCGGCTGTGGCTGCGCTACGGCTCCGGCGCGGCGCCGTCCGCGCAGGCGACGGCCCGGATGGTGGCAGCTGGACGCGACACCACCGCCCTGCTCGGGGCGCTGTGCCGCGATCCCGACTTCGCGGCCACCCGCGGGACGTTGCCGAAACAGCCGCTGGAATGGCTGATCGGGGCGGCACGGCAGCTCGGCGTGCCGGCGGCCGACCTGCCCGAGAACGCGCTGCGATCGCTGGGGCAGGTACCGCTGCGGCCGCCGTCGGTCGGTGGCTGGCCGGTCGGCGCCGCCTGGCTGACCACCTCGTCCACCCTGGCCCGGATCCGGACCGGGCAGCGGCTCGCCGCGCTGGCGCCCGCCGCGGTCGACCGGCTCACCGGCGCCGACCGCCTCGACGCCCTCGCCGAACTGCTGGTCGTCGACGGCTGGACCGACCGGACCGCGGCCGCACTGCGCGACGTGACGGATCCGCGCCGGCTGCTCGCGCTCGGCCTGGCCAGCCCCGAATACGTGACCCACTGA
- a CDS encoding DUF1963 domain-containing protein: MSDLDELLSGWRTLSEWEQDPYRDYRAWNRLVDKCNHLAEKAVADPAGVEALRKIAAEDPDRSVRLNARHFTTPYVPRPDSKRDLDRWMNHPLIDLVSLGIEPRVGFALSPGEEFDIEEELTEIGLCWFGGEPVTDGSGEWPRRPDGTPLIHLLQVELGNQPLLDDNYPLDGVLQFFHDLDGAGEVRLVSGEPTGLLARPDDAPVRQRRRAHVDPVWTFPAAGDLDRELAPAEAGRLDLAHRRLRETLLNEWGLHEHTDPAPEYPLMLGWAGLLSLPEPPIDFKIREDDLRAGALDTAWAVQKSKASNHSPPR; encoded by the coding sequence GTGAGTGACCTGGACGAGCTGCTCAGCGGCTGGCGCACGCTGTCCGAGTGGGAGCAGGATCCGTACCGGGACTACCGCGCCTGGAACAGGCTGGTCGACAAGTGCAACCACCTTGCCGAGAAAGCGGTGGCGGACCCAGCCGGCGTCGAGGCGCTGCGAAAGATCGCCGCGGAGGATCCGGATCGGTCGGTGCGGCTGAATGCCCGGCACTTCACCACGCCCTATGTGCCACGTCCCGACTCGAAGCGTGACCTCGACCGCTGGATGAACCATCCGCTGATCGATCTCGTCTCGCTCGGGATCGAGCCACGCGTCGGGTTCGCTCTGTCGCCGGGTGAGGAGTTCGACATCGAGGAGGAGCTCACCGAGATCGGCCTGTGCTGGTTCGGCGGTGAGCCGGTCACCGACGGCAGCGGTGAATGGCCACGCCGCCCCGACGGCACCCCGCTAATCCATCTGCTGCAGGTCGAGCTCGGCAACCAGCCGCTGCTCGACGACAACTACCCGCTCGACGGCGTCCTGCAGTTCTTCCACGACCTCGACGGCGCCGGCGAGGTGCGGCTGGTCTCCGGCGAGCCGACCGGGCTGCTGGCCCGCCCCGATGACGCGCCCGTCAGGCAGCGCCGGCGCGCCCACGTCGACCCGGTCTGGACCTTCCCGGCCGCCGGCGACCTCGACCGCGAGCTGGCCCCAGCCGAGGCCGGCCGGCTGGACCTCGCCCACCGCCGGCTGCGCGAGACGCTGCTCAACGAGTGGGGCCTTCACGAGCACACCGACCCCGCCCCGGAGTATCCGCTGATGCTCGGCTGGGCAGGCCTGCTGAGCCTGCCCGAGCCGCCCATCGACTTCAAGATCCGGGAGGACGATCTCAGGGCCGGCGCCCTCGACACGGCGTGGGCGGTTCAGAAATCGAAGGCGAGCAACCACTCACCACCGCGCTGA
- the pdhA gene encoding pyruvate dehydrogenase (acetyl-transferring) E1 component subunit alpha: MTRDAAHLLPSTVPVTLIDPDGDPVPNVGHDLPETGALVRAYAALVAARRFNDQAYALVRQGRLAVYPSSHGQEACQVAAAHVLADGDWLFPTYRDTAAVVARGVDPVQTLTLLKGDWHNGYDPAATHVAPLATPLATHLLHAVGVAYAARLRGEPTVALAICGDGATSEGDFHEALNFAAVFRAPVVFLVQNNAYAISVPLSRQTAAPSLAHKGVGYGVPGERVDGNDVAALLTVLGRAVEQARAGEGPQLIEAHTYRVQAHTNADDAGRYRTEDEVTPWLARDPITRVETYLRGRELLDDEKIAGYADAAQRMAEAMRAGLNEDKPADYRDLFAYVYAEQTPQLREQEALVADELAREVR; the protein is encoded by the coding sequence ATGACACGTGACGCAGCTCACCTGCTGCCGTCCACGGTGCCGGTGACGCTCATCGACCCGGACGGCGATCCCGTTCCGAACGTCGGCCACGACCTGCCCGAAACCGGGGCTCTCGTGCGCGCGTACGCCGCCCTGGTAGCGGCCCGACGTTTCAACGACCAGGCGTACGCGCTGGTCCGGCAGGGCCGGCTGGCCGTCTACCCGTCCTCGCACGGGCAGGAGGCCTGCCAGGTCGCCGCCGCCCACGTGCTGGCGGACGGCGACTGGCTGTTCCCGACCTACCGGGACACCGCCGCCGTGGTGGCCCGCGGCGTCGACCCGGTGCAGACATTGACGCTGCTCAAGGGCGACTGGCACAACGGCTACGACCCGGCGGCGACGCATGTCGCGCCGCTGGCCACCCCGCTCGCCACCCACCTGCTGCACGCCGTCGGGGTCGCCTACGCGGCCCGGCTGCGCGGCGAGCCGACCGTGGCGCTGGCGATCTGCGGCGACGGCGCGACCAGCGAGGGCGACTTCCACGAGGCGCTCAACTTCGCCGCGGTGTTCCGTGCCCCGGTGGTCTTCCTGGTGCAGAACAACGCGTACGCGATCTCGGTGCCGCTGAGCCGGCAGACCGCGGCGCCGTCGCTGGCGCACAAGGGCGTCGGCTACGGCGTTCCGGGCGAGCGGGTCGACGGCAACGACGTGGCCGCGCTGCTCACGGTCCTCGGCAGGGCCGTCGAGCAGGCCCGCGCGGGGGAGGGGCCGCAGCTGATCGAGGCGCACACCTACCGCGTGCAGGCGCACACCAACGCCGACGACGCCGGCCGCTACCGCACCGAGGACGAGGTCACGCCCTGGCTGGCCCGGGACCCGATCACCCGGGTGGAGACCTATCTGCGGGGCCGCGAGCTGCTCGACGACGAGAAGATCGCGGGGTACGCCGACGCGGCGCAACGCATGGCCGAGGCGATGCGCGCCGGACTGAACGAGGACAAGCCGGCCGACTACCGCGACCTGTTCGCGTACGTCTACGCCGAACAGACGCCGCAGCTGCGCGAGCAGGAAGCGCTCGTCGCCGACGAACTGGCCCGGGAGGTGCGCTGA
- a CDS encoding AEC family transporter encodes MILALSGFALIGAIVLAGWVLGRWGGLPEDAGAVLGAVAYSVLAPCLLFTGVAAADLTLLFTRSLLVFALAAGACFAVFVLLFRRRDRGTRLLGALAGSYTNANYIGLPIATYVLGDPALVVPIILVQLLLVTPATLITLEIVTTGRASWRTAIAGPVRNPLILSVLAGVVVSVTGVRVPAVIADPVGALGQAAVPVVLLAFGMSLARRWVLEPGPDRRPAVVAVAMKVTVMPALAFLLAWAFRLPHEAMYAVTVLAALPTAQNVFLYAQQFQTGVVLVRDAVFLSTVCCLPAMLLIAFLFNR; translated from the coding sequence ATGATCTTGGCGTTGTCCGGTTTTGCGCTCATCGGGGCGATCGTGCTGGCCGGCTGGGTGCTGGGCCGCTGGGGTGGCCTGCCGGAGGACGCCGGCGCCGTGCTCGGCGCGGTCGCCTACAGCGTGCTGGCGCCGTGCCTGCTGTTCACCGGAGTGGCGGCGGCCGACCTGACGTTGCTGTTCACCCGGTCGCTGCTGGTGTTCGCTCTCGCGGCCGGGGCGTGCTTCGCGGTGTTCGTGCTGCTGTTCCGGCGGCGTGACCGTGGCACACGATTGCTCGGCGCGCTGGCCGGCAGCTACACGAACGCCAACTACATCGGGCTGCCGATCGCCACGTACGTGCTGGGCGATCCGGCGCTGGTCGTGCCGATCATCCTGGTCCAGCTCCTGCTGGTCACCCCGGCGACGCTGATCACGCTGGAGATCGTCACGACCGGCCGGGCCTCCTGGCGGACGGCGATCGCGGGCCCCGTACGCAATCCGTTGATCCTGTCCGTGCTGGCCGGCGTCGTGGTGTCCGTGACCGGCGTGCGCGTGCCCGCGGTGATCGCCGACCCGGTCGGCGCGCTCGGCCAGGCCGCCGTGCCGGTGGTGCTGCTCGCCTTCGGCATGTCGCTGGCCAGGCGCTGGGTCCTGGAACCGGGCCCGGACCGCCGGCCCGCAGTGGTCGCGGTCGCGATGAAGGTCACGGTCATGCCGGCCCTGGCGTTCCTGCTGGCGTGGGCTTTCCGCCTGCCGCACGAGGCGATGTACGCGGTGACGGTGCTGGCCGCGCTGCCCACCGCGCAGAACGTGTTCCTGTACGCCCAGCAGTTCCAGACCGGCGTGGTCCTGGTCCGCGACGCCGTCTTCCTCTCCACGGTCTGCTGCCTGCCGGCGATGCTGCTGATCGCGTTCCTGTTCAACCGCTGA
- a CDS encoding dihydrolipoamide acetyltransferase family protein: MSAHVFTLPDLGEGLTEAEIVRWLVTDGDVIEVDQPVVEVETAKAVVEVPSPHAGRVATRHAAEGATLDVGAPLLTVAADEGSGNVLVGYGTKPGAASSRHRRRRTRTETAPVSTPPAASAAPTAAATASAATASAATASATPGAAAAASVAPAAASAAPVPAPPVSVPLVISPLVRRLARDIGVDLSALRGTGPGGAITRGDVQAAAAPASPAPSLPAAPTPSLPAAPTPSLPAAASGERRIPLTGFRKAVATVLSRSRAEIPEATVWVDVDATALWELRERTRGDAGAPGLLAYIARFVVAALREYPVLNARIDTDRQEIVELEAINLGVAVQTDRGLVVPAVMDAHTMTAIGLDAAIREVTGRARRNESTPAELTAGTFTLNNYGAFRVDGSAAIINHPQVAILGLGRIIDRPWVVDGALTIRKITQLSFVFDHRVCDGGTAAGFMRAVADAIEDPMKALARL, translated from the coding sequence GTGAGCGCGCACGTCTTCACGCTGCCCGACCTCGGTGAGGGGCTGACCGAGGCGGAGATCGTCCGGTGGCTCGTCACCGACGGCGACGTGATCGAAGTTGATCAGCCGGTGGTGGAGGTGGAGACGGCCAAGGCGGTGGTCGAGGTGCCGTCGCCGCACGCCGGCCGGGTGGCCACCCGGCATGCCGCCGAAGGCGCCACGCTCGATGTGGGCGCGCCCTTGCTGACCGTCGCGGCCGACGAGGGGTCGGGCAACGTGCTGGTGGGGTACGGGACGAAGCCCGGCGCTGCGTCCTCCCGTCATCGCCGCCGCCGGACCCGTACCGAAACTGCTCCGGTCTCGACCCCGCCGGCTGCTTCCGCCGCGCCCACCGCTGCCGCGACTGCTTCTGCCGCGACTGCTTCTGCCGCGACTGCTTCTGCCACGCCCGGTGCTGCCGCGGCTGCATCCGTTGCGCCCGCTGCTGCCTCCGCCGCGCCTGTTCCTGCGCCGCCGGTCTCCGTGCCGCTGGTCATCTCACCGCTGGTGCGGCGGCTGGCCCGGGATATCGGGGTGGATTTGTCCGCGTTGCGCGGCACCGGGCCGGGCGGGGCGATCACCCGGGGTGACGTGCAGGCGGCCGCCGCGCCCGCATCGCCTGCGCCCTCGCTTCCCGCGGCGCCAACGCCCTCGCTTCCCGCGGCGCCAACGCCCTCGCTTCCCGCGGCGGCTTCGGGGGAGCGCCGGATTCCGCTCACCGGCTTCCGCAAGGCCGTGGCGACCGTGCTATCGCGCAGCCGCGCGGAGATCCCCGAGGCCACCGTCTGGGTCGACGTCGACGCCACCGCCCTGTGGGAGCTGCGCGAACGCACCCGCGGCGACGCCGGCGCCCCCGGCCTGCTCGCCTACATCGCCCGGTTCGTCGTGGCCGCCCTGCGCGAGTACCCGGTGCTCAACGCCCGCATCGACACTGATCGCCAGGAGATCGTCGAACTCGAGGCGATCAACCTGGGCGTCGCCGTGCAGACCGACCGCGGCCTGGTGGTCCCGGCCGTGATGGACGCGCACACGATGACCGCCATCGGCCTCGACGCCGCGATCCGGGAGGTGACCGGCCGCGCCCGCCGCAACGAGTCCACCCCGGCCGAACTCACCGCCGGCACCTTCACTCTGAACAACTACGGCGCCTTCCGCGTCGACGGCAGCGCCGCGATCATCAACCACCCCCAGGTCGCCATCCTCGGCCTCGGCCGGATCATCGACCGCCCCTGGGTGGTCGACGGCGCCCTCACCATCCGCAAGATCACCCAACTGTCCTTCGTCTTCGACCACCGCGTCTGCGACGGCGGCACCGCCGCCGGCTTCATGCGCGCCGTCGCCGACGCGATCGAAGACCCGATGAAGGCCCTAGCCCGGCTCTGA
- a CDS encoding Lrp/AsnC family transcriptional regulator: MLDDTDRRILTELGRDGRMSMRTLAEKLHISRANAYSRVARLHETGVIRGYHADIDPVAAGLHTAAYVTLNLRQANWREVLERLHALPGVVHIGLVGGDFDVILLVRVADNTELRHLVLDEIQGMPGVVSTRTLLLFEEETPRA; this comes from the coding sequence ATGCTCGACGACACCGACCGGCGGATCCTCACCGAACTGGGACGCGACGGGCGGATGTCCATGCGGACACTCGCGGAGAAGCTGCACATCTCCCGGGCGAACGCGTACTCGCGGGTGGCCCGGCTGCACGAGACCGGGGTGATCCGCGGCTACCACGCCGACATCGACCCCGTCGCTGCCGGTCTGCACACCGCGGCGTACGTGACACTCAACCTGCGCCAGGCGAACTGGCGGGAGGTCCTCGAACGGCTGCACGCGCTGCCCGGCGTGGTGCACATCGGCCTGGTCGGCGGCGACTTCGACGTGATCCTGCTGGTCCGCGTCGCCGACAACACCGAGCTGCGGCACCTGGTGCTCGACGAGATCCAGGGCATGCCGGGCGTGGTCAGCACCCGCACCCTGCTGCTGTTCGAGGAGGAGACACCCCGGGCATGA